The genomic interval ACGCTCGCCTCGGTGCTGACGGCATCTACCAGGGCTAAACGTTAGATAGCTAAGAAAGCTGCATTCCCTAACGGGAATGCAGCTTTTTGTGTTCCTAGTGCAAATCGAAATCTCATGTGATTTACTTAAAACCTAATTAAATCTACTATCGGAGATCTCATGAAACTTCTCAAGTTTGCTGCAGCAGGAACCTTCGCACTAGCCCTGGCTGGCTGCACACAGACTGAGTCTCTCGTAGCAACAATCGAATCTGCAACCTCTGCAGCACAGGCATCCGGAAACGACGTAGAAGGAGACCAAACCTCCGCGTTCGAACTCTCCGTTGGCGAATGCTTCAACGACACCTACGAAGAAGAAATCTCCGAAGTACCCATCGTCGACTGCGCAGAACCTCACGACAACGAGATCTACTACCTCTACGACATCGAAGGCGACGACTTCCCAACCGACATCACCACCACAGGCTACGAAGGCTGCCTCCCAACATTTGAAGGCTTCGTAGGAGCTCCTTACGAAACCTCCATCTACGAGGTCTACCCAATGACCCCAACCTTTGGCTCCTGGACAAACGGCGACCGCGAGGTAGTGTGCTCCGTGTACTTGGCCACCGGTGAGCAGATGACCGGAACCGCAGCAGGAACCGCGCAGTAGATTTTGGATAGGGAATTTTGAGCTACCAAAAATTGTTAGAAGACTTCATCACAGAAGCACGGGATATTACAGATTCCATGATTGCCAATGCGCAGCGTTACGGCATCATCGACAGCAATCCCCGGGGTGAAAAATCCTTGAATTCGGTAGCTTCAAAATTTTGAAGAGGAGGACTTCACCAAAGAATCCTTAGCGTTATTCTTTGGTGAAGGGTTGGTTCGAGTCCACGGCGGTCAATGGAAGATCATGGCCGGTGAAAGAACTGAAAACCTCCAAATCTCACTTGTCTTTTACGTGGACTTCGGAGAAAAGGGAGGAACACTCCCATATGGGACCATCAACTATTTCTCAGATAGCCAGGATCCCACTGGGCTGAAAAGGCTCTTTGACATCAGTGTTTAGCTCTCGAACAGCTCTTTCAGATTTTTGTCGATCTGTGGGATGTAATTCTCAGAGACGTTAAAAAGCCCAAGGTGACCGGCGATGTCTTCGATCACTCGAAGCTCGCTGCCTGGGATGAGTGCTTGTTCTGCGGCACAGTCACGAACAGGAAAGAACATGTCCTCGCTGATGGGCATAACGAAGGTCTTAGCCTTCACTCGGCCAAGAGCCGCTGCCAAGTCGCCGCCGGTGTGGCGAGAGACATCGCCATGCTGCCACTTCCAAGCGTTGTTGAGCAAGGTATTAGGATCCATGGACATGAACAGCGGATCCAGGAAGTCCGCGAGCACTGACTCCTTACTTTCAAGTCCCAGGCGACGCCATGCCTCCTGCTTCCAGAACTCTGTGGAAAATCCCATGGCAGCCCAAAGATGCGATTGACGGCGAAGTCCATCAGCTACCTCTTCATGGGAGGAGTATTCGCCGCCATTGAACCCTGGATCGGCCTCAACGGTCTCATTAAGAGTCTGGGTGAAGATGAAATCATGAGGAGTGTTCTTCGCAGTGCCCGCGATCGGAGCTGCTCGATGAACTTGGTCAGGGAAGCGAACAATC from Corynebacterium glutamicum ATCC 13032 carries:
- a CDS encoding septum formation family protein — translated: MKLLKFAAAGTFALALAGCTQTESLVATIESATSAAQASGNDVEGDQTSAFELSVGECFNDTYEEEISEVPIVDCAEPHDNEIYYLYDIEGDDFPTDITTTGYEGCLPTFEGFVGAPYETSIYEVYPMTPTFGSWTNGDREVVCSVYLATGEQMTGTAAGTAQ
- a CDS encoding alpha/beta fold hydrolase; its protein translation is MLDNSFYTAEVQGPYETASIGRLELEEGGVIEDCWLAYATAGTLNEDKSNAILIPTWYSGTHQTWFQQYIGTDHALDPSKYFIISINQIGNGLSVSPANTADDSISMSKFPNVRIGDDVVAQDRLLRQEFGITELFAVVGGSMGAQQTYEWIVRFPDQVHRAAPIAGTAKNTPHDFIFTQTLNETVEADPGFNGGEYSSHEEVADGLRRQSHLWAAMGFSTEFWKQEAWRRLGLESKESVLADFLDPLFMSMDPNTLLNNAWKWQHGDVSRHTGGDLAAALGRVKAKTFVMPISEDMFFPVRDCAAEQALIPGSELRVIEDIAGHLGLFNVSENYIPQIDKNLKELFES